A genome region from Ottowia testudinis includes the following:
- the asnB gene encoding asparagine synthase (glutamine-hydrolyzing) — protein MCGIAGWVDFDADVSRQRAILETMTDSLTHRGPDARGIWFDGHAALGHRRLSIIDLEHGAQPMTVTGPSEQPLVLSFCGEIYNFKELRSELMQLGHTFRTRSDTEVLLRGYAQWHDDVAQRLNGMYAVAIWDAAQKKLVLIRDRLGVKPLYYCAIGRRLVFASEPKALFHHPSVRPQISAAGFRELLDMVKTPELTIYDNIWEVRPGGTVHFDAQGLKKSTYWKLQAMPHRDDLPTTIETVRALLTDTVGRQIVSDVPICTLLSGGLDSSAVTAIAAQRLGDEVLSSYSVDFRHNVDAFTADGVRGTPDAPFARALAEHARTRHVELLLSSDQMLDADVRSAVLQAVDAPPAYWGDMWPSLYLLFRALSEHSRVALSGEAADEVFGGYQWFRNPAAISARTFPWLTAGSSRYFGGTQLLAPDFLASLEREEYRAARYEEALRDVPVLEGEAQDDRQMREISYLAITRFLPTLLDRNDRMSMAVGLEVRVPFCDHRLVDYVFNVPWQMKSFDGREKSLLREAVRPLLPDSVANRLKTPYPATQDGAYECGLRNELAEVLADSSAPVHDLLDTSKAQALLRRSSTAVSQPYNRGSLEMVLWMNRWLKKYQVSVAL, from the coding sequence ATGTGTGGCATTGCAGGATGGGTGGATTTCGACGCGGATGTATCACGTCAGCGCGCAATTCTGGAGACTATGACCGATTCCCTGACCCACCGCGGTCCGGATGCGCGGGGCATTTGGTTCGATGGTCATGCCGCCCTGGGGCATCGGCGACTGTCCATCATCGACCTGGAGCATGGGGCCCAGCCCATGACGGTGACAGGGCCGTCCGAGCAGCCGCTGGTCCTGTCGTTCTGTGGCGAAATCTACAACTTTAAGGAACTGCGCTCCGAACTCATGCAGTTGGGGCACACGTTCAGAACGCGCAGCGATACCGAAGTGCTGCTACGCGGGTATGCCCAATGGCATGACGATGTGGCACAGCGCCTGAACGGCATGTATGCCGTAGCCATTTGGGACGCGGCTCAGAAAAAGTTGGTTCTGATTCGAGATCGCCTGGGCGTGAAGCCACTCTACTATTGCGCGATCGGCAGGCGTCTGGTGTTCGCGTCTGAGCCCAAGGCGCTCTTCCATCACCCATCGGTCCGGCCACAGATTTCCGCTGCCGGGTTTCGCGAGTTGCTGGATATGGTCAAAACGCCGGAGCTGACCATCTACGACAACATCTGGGAAGTTCGTCCGGGAGGCACCGTTCATTTCGACGCGCAGGGCTTGAAGAAGAGCACCTACTGGAAGCTTCAAGCCATGCCTCACCGTGACGACCTGCCCACGACCATCGAAACGGTTCGTGCGCTGCTCACCGACACCGTCGGGAGGCAAATTGTTTCCGACGTCCCGATCTGTACGCTGCTGTCGGGCGGCCTTGATTCGTCCGCGGTCACGGCCATTGCGGCACAGCGGCTGGGTGATGAAGTCCTGTCGTCCTACTCAGTTGACTTTCGTCACAACGTGGACGCATTCACAGCGGATGGAGTGCGCGGCACGCCGGACGCACCCTTTGCGAGGGCGCTCGCCGAACATGCGAGGACGCGCCACGTTGAGCTGCTGTTGAGCAGCGATCAAATGCTGGACGCTGATGTGCGCAGCGCAGTGCTGCAAGCTGTCGATGCGCCGCCCGCCTATTGGGGCGATATGTGGCCATCGCTGTATTTGCTGTTTCGTGCGCTGTCCGAGCATTCCCGTGTGGCGCTGTCGGGCGAGGCGGCCGACGAGGTGTTTGGAGGATACCAGTGGTTCAGGAATCCGGCCGCGATTTCGGCCCGCACTTTCCCGTGGCTGACAGCTGGTTCCTCGCGGTACTTCGGCGGAACGCAATTGCTGGCTCCTGACTTTCTCGCCTCGCTTGAGCGCGAAGAGTATCGCGCTGCCCGGTATGAGGAGGCGTTGCGCGATGTGCCAGTGCTCGAAGGTGAGGCTCAAGACGACCGTCAGATGCGGGAGATTTCGTACCTTGCGATCACGCGCTTCCTGCCCACGCTCCTCGATCGCAATGACCGCATGAGCATGGCGGTCGGCTTGGAGGTGCGCGTTCCATTCTGCGACCACCGATTGGTCGACTACGTTTTCAATGTTCCGTGGCAGATGAAGTCGTTCGACGGACGGGAGAAGAGCCTGCTCCGGGAGGCCGTTCGCCCACTCCTGCCGGACAGCGTTGCCAACCGCCTGAAAACGCCGTATCCGGCCACACAGGACGGGGCCTATGAGTGTGGCCTGCGCAATGAATTGGCTGAGGTCCTGGCTGATTCCTCCGCGCCCGTGCATGACCTTCTGGACACCAGCAAGGCGCAGGCGCTGCTGCGTCGATCCTCAACAGCCGTCAGCCAACCCTACAACCGGGGAAGCCTGGAAATGGTTCTGTGGATGAACCGCTGGCTGAAGAAATACCAAGTGAGCGTCGCTCTGTAA
- a CDS encoding AfsA-related hotdog domain-containing protein — MTDILPKLLHKNSADDVLLANPRPVLPTYIGAQSAAAINGAQHGIAQLYKRQACGGYLLNHPPLDRTYAGIPFSQLMDTAASRLARGVPHQVMAQLWPSCRMDEIQESRSQDTLVEEFLARCLIPRRSSSFSFINQADHYFFYRKPHEHVPGIMLLEAARQTIYYQLYTHSAHKLGDVTVSLSELNSKFQAYAELMYPIEIVVDDLTEGDSLRPRVVRYVSSFFQRGALIAEIESVAPVVGLDKFKAARNACLLHDERFEPLANAPVVTLFTAGGKQEIVRLKEVGSSSCVMSLPKVEDANQGELTLLYEGNICFHTKIKRVSVQSSSTAWSFADTSYRQLENLKEIIKRGFVQVASRNPSAAMGV, encoded by the coding sequence ATGACTGACATTTTGCCAAAACTGCTACACAAGAACTCTGCGGATGACGTGCTGCTGGCGAACCCTCGGCCCGTGTTGCCGACCTATATCGGCGCACAGTCCGCTGCCGCGATCAACGGCGCCCAGCATGGGATCGCCCAGCTGTACAAGCGGCAGGCGTGCGGTGGATACCTTCTGAATCATCCACCCCTGGATCGTACCTATGCAGGCATTCCGTTTTCCCAGCTGATGGACACTGCGGCCAGCAGGTTGGCCAGAGGCGTTCCGCACCAGGTGATGGCGCAGTTGTGGCCCTCCTGTCGTATGGACGAGATTCAGGAAAGCCGGTCGCAGGACACACTGGTCGAAGAGTTTCTGGCGCGGTGCTTGATCCCTCGTCGGTCCTCCAGCTTCAGTTTCATTAACCAGGCTGATCACTACTTCTTCTACCGCAAGCCGCACGAACATGTGCCGGGCATCATGCTGCTGGAGGCGGCCCGACAGACCATCTATTACCAACTCTATACGCATTCTGCACATAAGTTGGGTGATGTCACGGTCAGCCTCAGCGAGCTGAACTCCAAGTTCCAAGCATACGCGGAACTCATGTATCCCATCGAGATCGTGGTCGACGATTTGACCGAGGGAGACTCGCTTCGTCCCCGGGTGGTGCGCTACGTCAGTTCGTTTTTCCAGCGAGGGGCGTTGATCGCGGAGATTGAGTCGGTGGCGCCTGTCGTTGGACTGGACAAGTTCAAGGCGGCGAGGAACGCGTGCCTGCTGCACGATGAACGATTCGAGCCGCTCGCCAATGCGCCTGTGGTGACACTGTTCACGGCGGGTGGCAAGCAGGAGATTGTTCGTCTCAAGGAAGTAGGCAGCAGCTCGTGCGTGATGTCGCTGCCCAAGGTGGAAGACGCGAACCAGGGTGAATTGACCCTGCTTTACGAGGGGAACATCTGCTTTCACACCAAGATCAAGCGCGTGTCCGTTCAGAGCAGCAGTACCGCCTGGTCTTTCGCCGATACCAGTTACCGCCAG